aTTTACATATCTCATaattaacaaattaaattttaatagttttaggaATCCTACAGTGAAGAAATCTATTTTTTGATTAATGatgtttcccaaacttatttggTCATGAAAGATATCCCTCTTTCCCCACTGAAGAAGGTATTTAATTAACACGCTGTGGATCACATTATGTGTAACACATTGgggtaaattttatatgtaataggGAACCAGGGAAAGGTCTTAATAAGCTCACAGCTGTACTGGAGAACAGCTATTGGGGGACGCGACTATAAGCAAGGAATGAAGGAAGCAGGTCACTGCTGCACTGGTGTGAGAGGGGGAGGCAGAGAAAGGGATGGGGTCTAAAACTGTGGGTGACTGAGGATAAAAAAGAGGGAGCAGCTGAGGACTCACAGGTCCTTCAGCACTAGGACTGGATGGCTGCTAACAGAGACCACAAGAGGGGACCTGAGGAGAGAGAACCAGGTTAGGGGCAAGTTAAGTGCTGAAATGTTGAGTAGACCAGCTAGTATAaaagaagccaaggagagaggtttGTGCAGAATATACAAATCTGGGAATTCTCAAAATACATCCATCTGTAGAGAAGGAGTATGTGGAGGCTTTTTGAGGACACTTTCCCTCTGCTTTCTCCTCATCTTGTCCTATGTTGTGGGACATTCAGAAGACATCCAGAAGCAGGTAGAACACAGTTACGGAAGTCAGTAGTGTATTCAGGCTTGAAGACAGAGGCAGGCATCATTCTCCAAGAGACCTGCAGTGTCCAAGCCCTTCATAAGATTACAGCTCAAAGGGAGAGGCAGGCCTGTAAACAGTTAACTATAACATCCTGGGTAGGTTTAAGGAAGATATAAGCAATTCTGTTCCGACAAGATCCTGCCCAGAGTGACAACACAGCTCACTCGAtgacagaagaggagagaaaaatggcCCTGGCGAAGCATTCCACGTAGAGCGAAGAGCACAGCCAAAGGACCCAGGCAGCGAGCAGAGACTCCACAGAAGAGGGAGCTCAGTGTGGCTGAAAGGCTGAGTGACTCGGACAAGTGGTGAGATGATGAAGCATGAGTGGGGAGACAGGTCAGGCTGCTGTGCTCAGATGTGGGTTTTTTATGTGTGGCCAATGGGGAGCCAGCAAATTACAACTGAAATACTTCAACAAGGAAAcagctttttattgtttttaaagagacataaatataataacaaaaggaaagtgccaaaagaaagaaactaggagAGAGCAGCAGTGGAAAAGTTGGTGCAATGCTGAAGTGAGAGATACTGACAAGGGCCCTGGGACAGGCAGCAGAGAACGTCGATTCTGGAATGAGTCCTCAGATCTAAGGGATAGAACCAGGTTAACTGATGGGTTTCTACTGTGGTGTTATCACCAATAAATAACGTGTTTCTCTGGGAGTGGGTCGGGGGTCCTGTTCTGAGGTCTGAGGTCAGAGTGGGTGCCATTAGACCTGCCTTCTGGAAACAGAGAGTTGGAGGCCAAGGCTCTGCAGCAGCTCAAGATAACCATCCCCACCCGgcgcccacccccccccccccccccgcccaggTTCCCCACCTGAGGCTCCCACAGGTGCAGGCAATCACTGCACTCACCTCAGGGCACCTGCCTGCTCTCCTCAATTCTACCTCCCGCACACACGCAGGCACAGCTCCTGACAACTCCCACCTACGACTCTCTTGGAAAACCCTCAGGGTCAGCATACTGGGAAACCAAGCCTGGGACATGTGCCTGAGGTCATTTAACTGACTGTGCCCAGGAGGCGCCTGCCATCTGATTCTAGAGATGACATGGCTCGACAGGACATTTTGGGACTAACTGTGCATAGAAGGCTGCTGAAACCACTGAAAGAGACAGGACTTCGCTGACTGAAGAATTAACTCCTGGAGAACCTTGATGTTTAAGGGGTTGGTACAAGAGCcataagaagacagaaaaaaattagtGAGGTAAGAGCACACCATCATGAAAAACCAGGGAGGGGAGGAGTTTATAAAGAACCAGATGGTCATGAAGTCGAACATGACAGAAggcaagcagaaagaaaaagggagaggtCAAACAATGAGTCAATTTGGAGCTCATGGGGGATCTCTGCCAGTGCACACACAGTAAGAGTATGAACAGGAAGTGACACAGAGGGGACAATGGGCACAGATCACTCTCTAAGGTGCGGTGTGAGATCACTCACTAGGCATGACCAAGTGCCATAAGCAAGGGATAACTTTTTTCTCCCTAGGATGAAGGAGACCCAAATATGTTCAGTTGATGGGTAATGGCCAGTGAAAAGAGAAACTGTAAAAATATAGTAGCAACAAGTGTTCTCATAGAGGAAGGTTCCAAAGAAGGCTGGAGGGAATGGAATCAAAAGGACAAGGAAAGGAGTTACCcttcagagaaataaaagcattaacTCCTTATGGTtgaaagcagcagcaggaaaggaaCAAAATACCGAGGACCAGTGCTGTTCAATAAGGCAGCACAGACCACACATGACTCCTGAGCACTGACTGATGCATGGCTGGTCTGAACTGAGATGTACTGCAAGCCAGCCTGGTTTCAAATACTCAGCACCAAAAAAAACACTTATGTAGACTATCTCAAAAGCTCTTCTATACTGATTATATTTTCACATAGAATTGTGGGTATATTGGGTGAAATATTAATTTCACCCATGTCCTTTTACTCTTTAAAACGTCAAAAGTCAAATCACTtggtcatctctgactctttgcaaccccatggactatacagtccatggaattctccaggccagaatactggagtggatagcctttcccttctccaggggatcttcccaacccagggaatgaacgcccgtctcccgcattgcgggcagattctttaccagctgagccaccagggaagcccaagaatactggagagggtgacctagcccttctccagcggatcttcctgacccaggaatcaaactggggtctcctgcattgcaggtggattctttaccaactgagctatcagggaagtccccattaaAATGCGGTTACTAGAAAACTGAAGACTACACATGTGACCTCCATCACATTCCTACCAATGGGGCTCTCAGTGTATACCAAGCGAGGCTACTTACTGTGGGTATGCAGATCTTGCTTAAGGGGTTTCCGTCCAGGAGATATGACCCATTAAACGTCACATATTCATCATAATACTGAGGTGCCTGAGGGATCACACTACATAACAACTTGCGCTTTTCTTCAATCTTTTTTCTTATGTGCAAGTATTCAAAATAGGGATTTGCGCGCTCTGAGCTGTATGGCTGGATCTCATCGAGCTTCAGCGAGTCTACAATGGCAGCCAGGGACTGCTGGGTTTTCTCTTTTGCTTGCAGCAGAGAAGGACTCACTTGCACCGGCTGAGGCACCCGGGACACTTTCCTTTTCCTCGGGTGGTGAATCTGAGGGTCGTCCTCCTCAGTTAATCTTATTCTTCCTCGAGGGGACGCAGACTCACTGTCTTTGTCTGGCAACAGTGCACAGCTGGCCAGAAGCTGCTTGCTTTGACTGGCTCctgtgtttcctttgtttctggtcATCCTTTGAGGGATCTGGTTTTCAGGTTTATCATCTTCAGCACTTTCCTCTAGTTCTACTTTAACTAAGTGTCCATATTTATGCATTTCTGGTGGAGCCGATGGCTGTGGATGGTTCTCCAGACTCGATAAAGTACTCTGTTGTGACTCCTCATCCTCGATGGAAAGCAAACACTTCTCACTTTCAGGACAATGTTTTGGATTATCTGGTTCACTCAGGTTTCCTTTTGGCACccctgcattcatttcacataaaTCAGAATCACACTTATCATTTAAATGAGTCAAAACCAAACTctccagtttgttttctttttcatgtgaagTATCCTGAGTATCAGAAGTGCTTTTTTCAGCCTCATGGCCACTGGAAGACTTAAACATTAGCTTGCTAAATGCATAATGAGGATTTGGCTGGGAAGACCCGTCACTTCCATTCAAGTCCTTTTCTGATGGCAATACTGGCAAAGTACTAGCTTTCTCAAAATTTGGTGCTGCTTCTTCAACAGTGCTTTCAGAGTACACTGGGACAAAGGCATCTGTCTTCTGAACGTTTGTTAGGACAAAAGTATTTTCCATATCTTTTGTAGGTTCAGTATCAGTATCCAAAACAGAACTGATCATTTGAATTGCATTTTTCTGCTGTAGAATACCTGGTTCTTGAGTGGTGACATAGGACAAAGAAGAATGTCTGGGAATAGATTCAGCATCTGAAAGTGATTGGCTATGAGAAGAGCAAGGTtgctgggaaggaagaaaggacgCTGGATCCTGAGCACAAGTGTTTGCTGGCAATTCAGTCTGGTGCACGGACACAAAATCAATATTCTGTTCTCTCAATACTTTGTTTTCAGGATTACAAAAACCCTGAACAGAAGAATCTTGATCAGGTGCAGCAGAATTTGGGCAGCTAAAGTCTCCGGTGTTTAACGACTCCATCTCCCATGACTTACTCTGGATCACACCAACCTGATTAGAGGACTCTAAGTGCACAGGACTGCCCATCAGCACGCCCAAGGAAGCAGTGCCCTTGATGACATTTGTATCAGTAGAATTATATTTGCTGTTTATAGATCTAGTTGGAGAGGCTGCAAAACTGGAATGTATGTTAGACACGCTCAAAAGTTCTCTTTCAGGCACGTTGGAGGATATCTCAGATTTGGGAGAAGGACAAATCTCTCTTGGCACAGCTGAGCCATCTTGACTGATCTCTTCTGATATTGTTTGGAATTGCTTTGTATGCTCACAAATGACAGACGGCATGCTACATCTTCGGGCTTCTGCAGCTGATCTCCCTTCATTTGTAACTAGTTTAGCATCTTCGACAGAAGATGCCCGGAGATGGGAGGTCAGAAGCCTGCTAGCATACGATGCTTTAATCCGCTCTGATAGGTCAGTCAGGCTATCCAGCTCCCTGTCATGAAGGGCAGGAGATTTGGCAACTGGCAAAAACGGTGACTGGGAAAAGGACATTTGGGAATCCGAACCCTCTAACATAAAGTCTGAGTCATACTCAACTGGAGGCCTTGGGGTTGTCATTGTAGTAAGGCAGGAATCTTCTGAGCTAGCCACTGAAATCAAGGAGACAGACCTGGAGCTGAGACCTGGCTTTTCACTTTCCGATCTAGGAGACCTGTTCAAGCTATTATCTGAAACAAAGGATGACTTGCCTAAACTCATCATATTTTTGGTGTCCACAGATTGGGATCTATTACTTACAGCATCTTTACAGTGTTTCTCCTTAGTGTAAGTATCAGTCAACTCAGAACTCTTTGATCTAGTAAGTTCTTTATTTTTGGACTCAGCTAGTGcatgctttgttttttctttatcttttactttAAGTTCTAAACAATTGCGATTTCTCAAccgttccttttctttttgcttaatcTTTTCCTTGTGTTTTCTGTGCCACTGCTCTATTTCCAGGTCTTTAAGGCTCAGCATCCGTTCAAAGCTGGTCTGCATTAAGTCGTCATTCACAAGCCTCTTTTCTTTGGGCCGAGTATCTTTTGATGCTGGTGATGACTTAGGTTTAGGCTTATCTGCTTCAGAttttagtttgagtgaactactCAGTTGAATTTTATCCTTATGTTTGTCTCGTtctttatatctatctatatctttatcttttttatctttttcttttccatcaggaGTTCTCAAAGgttcatcttttgttttttctttgagaGAGAAAGTTTTTTCATGTTGTGCTTTATTACTGTCTGTTATACTTGACTTTCTCTCTTCCTGGAAGTGTTTGGAATTACTTATATTTACACTGTCTCTAGATTTGTCCTTTTTATCTACCTCcctatctttttctttatttttgcttttttctgattTAGTATAGTCAATACTATCTgatggcttgttttttttttccatcaagtgCTTCTCTTTGCTCTCTGCTGGATGTCTCTCCTTCTCAGGTTTTTCTTTGTCATGTTTCCTATCCATCTTTTCTCTACTTTTATCTCTGTCATCgttttttttaatggtagtaATGTTTTTTAGCTTCTCACCTTCTCTGTGGCATTTTTCTGTGTGATGTGAATATAGcttgtccttttcttttattctgtcgACACATTCACTAGGATctaatctgtctttctctgacttatgctcatgttttatcttcttctctttttcagaattttttctgtCAGCCCTCTCAATGTCCTTATCTTTAGTTTGAAATCGTTTCTCAgatttttccttactttctttcatatgcttttcaatttctatttccttttccactgaTTGTAACCCTATAGTCTCTTCAGTGGCACTTACACCTAAAGAgctgatttctgtttctttatctataagtacattctctctctcatcttttaaatcttttattttttcctccctaaaagatttctcactttcctttttaatcttttcccGTTCTTCTTTAAAGTTTCTCTCTTTGGAGATATGCTTTTCCTTGGTTGATTTATCATCTCTTATGTTTTTCTCcaactttgactttttttctaaCGTTAGGGACTCATGTTCCATACTTAAAAATAGATCTTCGGTttcatcacttttaaaaaaattctctttccaAAACTCTCTATCAAATTCCACACTCCGTTGCAGCTCTTTAGTACCATCCCtacttttgtatttttccttttcaccttcaatttcttttttatgcttttctttttccctttctttatgttttaacttatgtttttttaatgttttaccctctttatccatttttttcagtGTGCAATCTGAATTTTCAAATGTTGGACTGTGATCATCATCTTTTATTTTGGCATTTGACTTTTCACCAAATTCTAAGTGGAAATCtttatgatgtttgtttttttccttatgctTACAAGATTTTACACTTGAACTTTCTGGCAAGAATTCAGATTCTATATTATCATACCGAACAAGATCAGGCTGTAATGACATTTCAGAACTTCCTGGTGATAAACAGGTTTTAGAATGTTCTTGTTTCAGTGGTGTTGACTGCTTTTCACTGAGTCCACAAGAATGTTTGGGAGATTTACCActggaaatatgaaataaatgtaaTGAAGTATCATCTTTCGGGCTAAAAGATTTCCTAAAATTCCCCTCATCTCTGGTCTTATCTGAACAATCTAGTGCAGTATTAACTGTCAAGTTTGTTACTCTGGtattttctttcccctctttttcttGCTTCAGCTCTtggttctctttatttttgttctggttctttaattttcttttaactttgccTTTCTGTTTGTGTTCATTTGAAACTCCATATTCCTTTTTGGCTTGAATATCAGAATTTGATGTTTCAGGGACAGAACATGGAGCAGAACACTTTTTGTTTTGAAGAATTTCTTCATCTGAACTTTCAGAACTTGAATACAAAACCCTagatggcttttgttttttacttttaaatgatttaGGATAGAAGGTTTTttcctgttttgcaaataaactactcttttctacttcagATTCATTCTCTTTTCGCAGTTCTTTCCTAAGAATATGCCTGTCatcaatcattttatttatttcctcttcatcatCATCTTTGAACTCATACTCATCAAGGGCAGATGGAAGAGGTGCTTTACTGGGAACTATCTGTTTACTTTCACAGATGAGagagtctttctctgtctcagagTCAATATTTTCATCAACACTGGAAGGATTTACAGATTGAGCCTCTTCAGAAtctagaatatgaaaaagaaaatctcctgTTAGTCAAGAGATAACTGTCAGGAAAATAATACTGAGAGAAAAACACAGCATATACAGCAAATACTTCAATTCtgaaaaattttcatatttatatgtaaataatacAATGGAAAAATATGTAAGAGCTTTGCTACAGTTTTGTGGAAAAGCTTCAGAGACTCTGCTTCAGTATGATACCTCATGACACCTGTAAAGCACACAATACACtggatatactatatatatatatataaaaactaatattaaaatgtatgaaCAATATAATTAAAACTCCAAAAGGACTGGATTCAGGGAAACATTGGCTActaatgtaaaaaattaaaaaaaatcattttgtggCCACgctatgtggcatgtgggattttagttccccaaccagggatcaaactggtgcccTGAGATGGAAGGATAGAgacttaatcactgaaccaccagggaagtcccctataaaattttatatatatgtacattttcatttttcctggagAGAGATATTTAAGTAAAATTCTTTGATGCAGAAAAGATTAACAATCACTAacttaaaaagtttaataaaaattagtttgTATGCTTCAGAATTTTTTTACTACTAAAAGCATAAATGATCAAATGATTCCCAAAAGGACAGAACTTGAATAAAGGTGAACGGTTGTACTATACAAGAAACATGATTGTCAGCTATAccacctgtaaaaaaaaaaaaaaaaaaaaaaaaaaaaccaaacacagaaaaaaagaaatatatcccCCAATTACAAAATCAAGATTGTAACAGACtgatatataatttgaaaaaagctactttattctttagttcttttataggtttttttctttcctagttgGGCATCTTTTCTTAGCTGAAATGTATGTTGTATGCATGGAGCCtataactgaaaagaaaacccaggcctgtaaaattaaaagaaaactgaagactcTAACCAAAAGAGGATAACATCAAACTTCACTTTTTTGGctaaatatataacaatataaagGTAATCAATTTATTTGAATACATCAAATTTCCCCTAAAAGTGATCTAGCTCTCAAATATTCTTTACATGGAAATTCAAATTGCAGACGCATTTTAGAGTGTCTGTAAGGTTCTGAGCACTGGACAAGAGCTCTGGAGAGATGTGGAGAAGATGTGGTAATATTCGAATACTATTAAGTGACATCTGTGTGACAGTTATATtgacatgtggaatttaaaaaaaagaacatttttggaATGACAATTGCTTGTAGGCGTAACTCCATTCCCAGTTCTTAATACTGCAATACAAAGCATCAAACTGTAGAACTTTATGATGCAAAAAAGGGAACAGCTGTTTTGGAAGTAGTAGTTGTTCTGctcaattaaataaatacaagaatATGTACTTATATGACAGGTGTTATTTTCCTTGTTGGCACCTTATTTATAATTTGTTCTTGAGGACTTTTCTCCCCTTGCAGTTTTTAAGGAGTTGATGTTTTATGGTTTGTATACAactattctatttatatttttcccattaGGTAAGTTTAACTGGAAACTgggaatgatttttttccttgtataTTCCTTAACACCTCAAGTCAACACTAGAATCAATCTTAAGTAAACATTTAGTATGCTTCTCTAGGCACAAAGTGCTCAGCGGGAGGTGTGATGTGATGAAAAGAACACAGCTCTGCAGAGTAACAGTGACTCAGCCTGATGATGGCTCAGATGGCTGTTGGCACCCGGTTTAAAGGGTGCAGGTACCCTTCTCCAGTCAGTACCTGGGAAAGGGGAGCACGCTTCTCACAGCAACAGCACCGAATGGGGTGGGAAGGATATTAGGAACTTCAGGCAGACTTCAGGGTGTGAAAACAACTAATGTAACAAAAGGCAGCTCAAACACACCATGCCCCATTTCACATACAGCTTTTTTTCATTCAATAGTTgcagacattttcttttaaagttgcaTTTATTACGGTTTTTAAGGGCTGCATGTTACACAGAGTTAATATGTAATCACGATATACCATAATGACAGTGTGGAGTTACCCCAGGAGGATGGCAGCCTGGCTCTGGTCACTGAGTTGCACCCGCCCACCAGGCTTGCTCCTCTGCATGCGGGCTCTCAGTATTGCCAATCAGGACCCTGCATAGCTCTCCTAAAGCTGGCCAGTCTGGGACCCCAGCGATGACTCTACTTCTCTGTGATGCCATTCTGCTGGCAGACCAGGTTCTAATCTCTTTTCTTCCCTAAGGAGTCTTAAACCTTTTTGATTTACTTTACCCAGGACTATGGATAAAGCTGGTCTTGGAATTCTGGCGCAGTAGTAAAAACAAACATGTTTGCTCCACCTCTTTTAGGATACTGAGAAATTCACCTAAGAATCCGAATCCTCAAGCCCCTGTACTGAAAATGGCCATGGTCATTGTGATACGACACCGTTTTCAATTTGTTTCCAACTTTTTCGTCTTTACTATCTATTTAGTTACAAGAtttgaatttgtatttaaaacagtttactgaattatttctgataaaaaagctccttaaaaatatattatgtttatCATCTCAACAATTTTCTTTGGGAAATTAGGGAGACAAGTGAGAAATAAGCAATCATTAAAGcattaaatttttcattaaagcATTTTGTTATCTGTGAAAAAGTGCTAAATAACAAAACTTAATTGATTAAAAATGCAATACATTTGAAAGTTGCTCTTGTACATCTCAAGGCCTTATTTGGAAAATAGTTTTCCTGAAACTGAAATCATGGAGATGCAATAAGCAAAATCCAGATTTTGAGAAAAATTACCaggcaaatgatttttttaacaacaaaaaattacaagaacAAAAGAACGGAAGGGGATATTTACATGACACAGTGAATTCTCAAAATCTAATTCACACACTATGTGTACTATAATCTACTCCTTTCTTGATAAATTCTTCACAAATATCTCTGACACCTTGTTCTAAAATATGACAATTGCTTGTTGCTGTCACTTGGGAATTTTTCATCAAAATCTGAATGTCTGTATTTTCCTCTTAGACTTTTTTAACCTTGCACTTTA
This sequence is a window from Bubalus bubalis isolate 160015118507 breed Murrah chromosome 22, NDDB_SH_1, whole genome shotgun sequence. Protein-coding genes within it:
- the ANKRD12 gene encoding ankyrin repeat domain-containing protein 12 isoform X4: MPKSGFTKPVQSENSDSDSNMVEKPYGRKSKDKIASYSKTPKIDRNDVGKEMKEKSSMKRKLPFTISPSRNEERDSDTDSDPGHTSENWGERLISSYRTCSEKEGPEKKKTKKEAGNKKSTPVSILFGYPLSERKQMALLMQMTARDNSPDSTPNHPSQTPPAQKKTPSSSSRQKDKVNKRNERGETPLHMAAIRGDVKQVKELISLGANVNVKDFAGWTPLHEACNVGYYDVAKILIAAGADVNTQGLDDDTPLHDSASSGHRDIVKLLLRHGGNPFQANKHGERPVDVAETEELELLLKREVPLSDDDESYTDSEEAQSVNPSSVDENIDSETEKDSLICESKQIVPSKAPLPSALDEYEFKDDDEEEINKMIDDRHILRKELRKENESEVEKSSLFAKQEKTFYPKSFKSKKQKPSRVLYSSSESSDEEILQNKKCSAPCSVPETSNSDIQAKKEYGVSNEHKQKGKVKRKLKNQNKNKENQELKQEKEGKENTRVTNLTVNTALDCSDKTRDEGNFRKSFSPKDDTSLHLFHISSGKSPKHSCGLSEKQSTPLKQEHSKTCLSPGSSEMSLQPDLVRYDNIESEFLPESSSVKSCKHKEKNKHHKDFHLEFGEKSNAKIKDDDHSPTFENSDCTLKKMDKEGKTLKKHKLKHKEREKEKHKKEIEGEKEKYKSRDGTKELQRSVEFDREFWKENFFKSDETEDLFLSMEHESLTLEKKSKLEKNIRDDKSTKEKHISKERNFKEEREKIKKESEKSFREEKIKDLKDERENVLIDKETEISSLGVSATEETIGLQSVEKEIEIEKHMKESKEKSEKRFQTKDKDIERADRKNSEKEKKIKHEHKSEKDRLDPSECVDRIKEKDKLYSHHTEKCHREGEKLKNITTIKKNDDRDKSREKMDRKHDKEKPEKERHPAESKEKHLMEKKNKPSDSIDYTKSEKSKNKEKDREVDKKDKSRDSVNISNSKHFQEERKSSITDSNKAQHEKTFSLKEKTKDEPLRTPDGKEKDKKDKDIDRYKERDKHKDKIQLSSSLKLKSEADKPKPKSSPASKDTRPKEKRLVNDDLMQTSFERMLSLKDLEIEQWHRKHKEKIKQKEKERLRNRNCLELKVKDKEKTKHALAESKNKELTRSKSSELTDTYTKEKHCKDAVSNRSQSVDTKNMMSLGKSSFVSDNSLNRSPRSESEKPGLSSRSVSLISVASSEDSCLTTMTTPRPPVEYDSDFMLEGSDSQMSFSQSPFLPVAKSPALHDRELDSLTDLSERIKASYASRLLTSHLRASSVEDAKLVTNEGRSAAEARRCSMPSVICEHTKQFQTISEEISQDGSAVPREICPSPKSEISSNVPERELLSVSNIHSSFAASPTRSINSKYNSTDTNVIKGTASLGVLMGSPVHLESSNQVGVIQSKSWEMESLNTGDFSCPNSAAPDQDSSVQGFCNPENKVLREQNIDFVSVHQTELPANTCAQDPASFLPSQQPCSSHSQSLSDAESIPRHSSLSYVTTQEPGILQQKNAIQMISSVLDTDTEPTKDMENTFVLTNVQKTDAFVPVYSESTVEEAAPNFEKASTLPVLPSEKDLNGSDGSSQPNPHYAFSKLMFKSSSGHEAEKSTSDTQDTSHEKENKLESLVLTHLNDKCDSDLCEMNAGVPKGNLSEPDNPKHCPESEKCLLSIEDEESQQSTLSSLENHPQPSAPPEMHKYGHLVKVELEESAEDDKPENQIPQRMTRNKGNTGASQSKQLLASCALLPDKDSESASPRGRIRLTEEDDPQIHHPRKRKVSRVPQPVQVSPSLLQAKEKTQQSLAAIVDSLKLDEIQPYSSERANPYFEYLHIRKKIEEKRKLLCSVIPQAPQYYDEYVTFNGSYLLDGNPLSKICIPTCFPSSLVLGPFPVNHVCGPSVL